The Drosophila biarmipes strain raj3 chromosome 4, RU_DBia_V1.1, whole genome shotgun sequence genome includes a window with the following:
- the LOC108036030 gene encoding glutamate receptor ionotropic, kainate 2 isoform X4, protein MIQKSFLNPHERKSIALESEPALMFDSVYVFAIGLQTLEQSHTLNLLNMTCDAEIPWNGGLSLINYLNAVEWKGLTGPIQFKEGKRVQFKLDLIKLKQHSIVKVGEWTPHGHLNITEPSMFFDSGSMNVTLVVITILETPYVMMHYGKNFTGNERFYGFCVDILETISHEVGFDYILDLVPDRKYGAKDPESGEWNGMVAQLMKYKADLAVGSMTITYARESVIDFTKPFMNLGISILFKVPSSEPTRLFSFMNPLAIEIWIYVLIAYFLVSVCIYIVGKLSPLEWKYIHPCDLENISIGNQFSLSDSFWFTIETLMQQSTDIYPRAMSTRIISSIWGFFSLIIVASYTANLAAFLTTERMINPIENAEDLASQTEISYGTLDSGSTMTFFRDSMIETYKKMWRSMDNKKTTAFTSTYEDGIKRVNQGNYAYLMESTMLDYIVQRDCNLTQIGGLLDTKGYGIATPKGSPWRDKISLAILELQEKGDIQMLYDKWWKNTDETCIRRSTIKQSKANALGLESIGGVFVVLMAGIFVAAVVAFFEFWFNFRHLQRASLIKAGVNDESIQGVIAETEWSYSPPTRCFWTEIFEELRYASWCMNKQKRPELTRVCSQCKIPQRQTYI, encoded by the exons TCAGAGCCAGCTTTAATGTTTGATTCTGTGTACGTTTTTGCTATTGGATTGCAGACATTGGAGCAATCACATACCTTAAATCTATTGAACATGACCTGCGATGCGGAAATTCCATGGAACGGAGGCCTAAGCTTAATTAATTACTTAAATGCG GTTGAATGGAAAGGTCTTACCGGTCCTATTCAATTTAAAGAAGGAAAACGAGTACAATTTAAATTGGACTTAATAAAGCTAAAACAACACTCCATTGTAAAAGTCGGAGAATGGACCCCTCATGGACATCTTAACATAACCGAACCATCAATGTTTTTTGATTCTGGTTCCATGAATGTGACTCTGGTAGTCATAACAATACTG GAAACTCCCTATGTAATGATGCACTACGGCAAGAATTTTACGGGCAACGAAAGATTTTATGGGTTTTGCGTTGACATATTGGAAACCATTTCTCATGAGGTTGGGTTTGACTACATACTGGATTTGGTACCGGATAGAAAGTATGGCGCCAAAGATCCGGAATCTGGTGAATGGAACGGAATGGTCGCTCAGCTAATGAAATAT aAAGCAGACTTGGCCGTTGGATCAATGACTATCACATACGCAAGAGAAAGCGTTATTGATTTCACTAAACCGTTTATGAATTTGGGGATAAGTATTTTATTCAAG GTCCCGAGCTCAGAGCCAACAAggttgttttcttttatgaaTCCATTGGCAATAGAGATCTGGATATATGTGCTGATTGCATATTTTCTGGTATCagtttgtatatatattgtgGGAAAACTTTCTCCCCTTGAGTGGAAGTATATCCACCCCTGCgacttagaaaatatttcaattggCAATCAGTTTTCCTTATCTGACAGTTTTTGGTTTACCATCGAAACTCTTATGCAACAATCAACCGATATTTATCCGAGAGCGATGTCAACAAGGATAATTAGCAGTATTTGGGGTTTTTTTTCCCTAATTATTGTAGCGTCTTACACGGCTAATCTAGCTGCCTTTCTTACAACTGAACGTATGATTAACCCCATCGAAAACGCAGAAGACTTGGCATCACAAACGGAGATATCTTATGGCACTTTGGATAGCGGATCTACTATGACTTTTTTTCGG GACTCAATGATTGAAACCTACAAAAAAATGTGGAGAAGCATGGACAATAAGAAAACCACAGCGTTTACCAGTACATATGAGGATGGTATAAAGCGGGTTAATCAGGGTAATTACGCCTATTTGATGGAATCCACCATGCTTGATTATATCGTTCAACGAGATTGTAATTTAACGCAAATAGGCGGATTGTTGGATACAAAAG GATATGGAATCGCTACACCAAAAGGTTCGCCTTGGCGGGATAAAATTTCGTTGGCTATACTTGAGCTCCAGGAAAAAGGTGATATTCAAATGTTGTATGATAAATGGTGGAAAAACACAGATGAAACTTGCATTCGGCGAAGCACAATCAAACAATCAAAAGCAAATGCGCTTGGGCTGGAGAGCATAG GTGGTGTATTTGTGGTTCTGATGGCTGGAATTTTTGTGGCTGCGGTTGTCGCGTTTTTCGAATTTTGGTTTAATTTTCGACACCTCCAAAGGGCTTCGTTAATTAAAGCGGGCGTCAATGATGAGTCCATTCAAGGAGTGATTGCAGAAACAGAATGGAGTTATTCACCACCAACCCGTTGCTTTTGGACCGAAATTTTTGAGGAACTGCGATATGCATCATGGTGTATGAACAAGCAAAAAAGACCTGAGCTAACTCGAGTTTGTAGTCAATGTAAGATTCCGCAAAGGCAAACGTATATATAG